CAATTTCAGCCGATCCCCTTGGAGGACTGACATGCAAACCGGAGATATCATCAACGACCTGCAAACGCGCGGCATGCGCCTTGTCGATCCCAAGGCTGGGGCGGACAGCCGCCGGGGCGGTGCCGGGCCGACGGACCATAAGGCCGTAACGATCAGCGGCATGACCGTGATGATCCCGGTTCATACGGCAAGCGCCTTTGACTCGCCCTATCTGGTCGAAGCGCCGGATGCGAATGGTCGGTCGCGCGTCATGAAAGACGGTGCCTTTTTTGCGGATGTGGAATTCCCGAAGCGGGCCAAGTTTCTGGATCTGTCTACGGCCGATGGCGTGCCCTACGGACATATCGCGCAGTTGCATGCCAAGGATGTTCTGGCCACCACAGTCCTGCAAACCTGTATCCGATACGAAAGCCGCAAGAAGACCTGCAAGTTCTGCGCGATTGGCCAAAGCCTCGCCGCCGGGCGCACGATTGCGCATAAGACCCCTGCCCAATTGGCCGAGGTTGCGCGCGCCGCCGTGCAACTGGACGGGGTCAAGCACATGGTCATGACGACCGGCACGCCTGCGGGCAAGGACCGTGGGGCCAAGGTGCTGGCAGAGAGCGCCGAGGCGATCCGCGCCGCTGTTGATCTGCCGCTACAGGCGCAGTGCGAACCGCCAGAGGATGACGCGTGGCACCGAAGGATGAAAGAGGCCGGGATTGACAGCCTTGGCATGCATCTTGAGGTCGTCACCCCGGAGTTGCGTCAGCAGATCATGCCCGGCAAGGCGCAGGTGTCGCTTGAAAAGTATTTCGACAGTTTCGGCGCAGCGGTCGAGGTTTTCGGCTGGGGGCAGGTGTCGACCTATATCCTTGCAGGGTTGGGGGATACCGAAGAGGCCATCCTGTCGATGTGTGAACGCCTGACCGCGATCGGGGTATATCCGTTTGTTGTGCCCTTTGTGCCTGTCTCTGGCACACCGCTGGAAAGCCACCCGGCGCCCAGCTCGGCCTTTATGCACAGAATTCTGGGGCCATTGTCGCAGATGATCGTCGATCGGGGCATGCGGGCTGAGGATATAAAGGCCGGTTGTGGGCGCTGCGGGGCCTGTTCGGCGCTGTCGGCCTTTGAAAAGTTCAAGCGGCCCGCCTTGCAGGAGGCCTCGTCATGATCATCGAGCGCCCCGCAGCCTTTGTGACCCCCGAGTTCTTGATCAGGCAGGCGACAGCGCCTTGGGAAATCGGGGCGGCGGCGTCGTTGCGGCACCGGACATTCGTCACGGAACAGGGCATTTTCGCAGATCACGACC
The nucleotide sequence above comes from Roseovarius mucosus. Encoded proteins:
- a CDS encoding MSMEG_0568 family radical SAM protein, coding for MQTGDIINDLQTRGMRLVDPKAGADSRRGGAGPTDHKAVTISGMTVMIPVHTASAFDSPYLVEAPDANGRSRVMKDGAFFADVEFPKRAKFLDLSTADGVPYGHIAQLHAKDVLATTVLQTCIRYESRKKTCKFCAIGQSLAAGRTIAHKTPAQLAEVARAAVQLDGVKHMVMTTGTPAGKDRGAKVLAESAEAIRAAVDLPLQAQCEPPEDDAWHRRMKEAGIDSLGMHLEVVTPELRQQIMPGKAQVSLEKYFDSFGAAVEVFGWGQVSTYILAGLGDTEEAILSMCERLTAIGVYPFVVPFVPVSGTPLESHPAPSSAFMHRILGPLSQMIVDRGMRAEDIKAGCGRCGACSALSAFEKFKRPALQEASS